CCTCACGTGGTTAGGGCATCACGTGATCAGATCATGAGACAAAACTTAATAATTATTCCACATATTATTATAAGCTTATTTTTAAAGTTCTTGTAGTTATTAATGGTCTCTATAGTATGTGCCAAGCTATATGTTAACATTCAATAAGATTTGTAAAAAACGGATTTCTAATTTATCTTTCATAAGAGATCAATATATGAAGAAGCTGCGTACCACGATGTATTAAGAACATATTTATTAGTGTCTAAAAATGAATGAGGAGGAAAATAACATCCTAACATGAAttaatatattgaatatatgaTTATCGGACAGCACTTAGTACAATGTGCTACTAAAATGAGCCTTTAGTCACATTTTTACAACGAGGCAGAGCTTAATACCCTCTTTTCTTTGACTTCTCAAAAGTCAAACACTGGTCAACAATACACCCCTTATAACATGTAATatcaattcgtttttttcacATTGCTTTCCCATCAAACAAAGGCTTGAGGAGTGTGGAGTACATCACAGTGAGCTAGCAAGCTTCAGAGGCAGTGCCGAGAAACAGAGTCTCGTTTACAGAAACAACTGGTGGATGTCTCCGGTGGACATCTAGAATGATTGCATCACAACCTCGTACATCAGGGCCGCAGAGTTCAAACATGTTCCCATCAGGATATGTGTCTTAATCCTCCAAAAAATAGATCTCCACACCGAAATGTTCGAAATCAGATCGGACCGGATGATCGAATCAGTCCTATAATCCGGAATGCATATTTCGTCAATGTACGACATGGGACTGGGATCATTTTGATCCACAAAAATCTATAAATATCCTCTGTTGACCGGCAGATGAGAAGCCGGGGCTCAGCTCAGCGGGGGGATTCAGCTGGGGGTCTCAGCTGAGGTCCGTCTGCTTGGTCTGGGGGAGCAGAAGGGCCACCAGGCCCCCGGCCAACAGCAGGGCCGACACCAGGAGGATGGGCACGGCACAGTTACTGTCCACCAGGCTGCCGAACACCACGTTCCCCGTGATGGCCGCCACGCGCCCCACCCCCGTGAAGAAGCCCAGCGCAGAGGACCTGTGAAGAGCCCATGGAGTAGAATAACCTTTATTGACATTGCACAAGACGACGACATTTTGTTGGAGCAGTCCTCCATTTGcacagttatatatatataaatatgaggaaatataaaaaacaacaatatcaacaataacagcaatatatatatatatatatatatatatatatatatatatatatataaataataaataaaaatatggacAGACAAAGAATGATTTAGTGTGGGCGACGCTTTTACTAGATACTGTGTGCTGCTATTGGAGGGTtaattattagtagtagttcGTAAAAGGTACATATATGCGATCATATTAGTGGTAAATATTAATGTGAAAAAATGTCTGAACATCTCCAAAATTTGTAAACGTTTTTAGTTCGGGggtaaaatacaaataatttaaAATTTGCTTTTTCTAAACTATAATTTTTTTCATAACATTTGCTAATAAATGCAATATGTCACTTCTAAATAAAATATGCTCACAGTACATATTATCAAATCTCAGCGATGAAGACACACAGGAAACGTCAAATAGCTTTCATATCGTTAGCACAATTAGTATTCGCACGAGCTGCTAATGCTGGGCGTGCTAACGTTAAACAGTAAGCAGGCAGTCAGAGGTTAGCCCGGCGGCCTTACCGTAGCTGGGTGGGGTAGAGCTCCGTGCCCACCACGTCCAGGGCGTTCCAGCCGATCACAGACACCCCGCTGAAGATGCAGGACAGAACCAGGCTGCCGGCCTTGGTCTGGACCATGTAGATGAAGAACACGCTCACACTGGACACCATCAGACTGCAGGCTGGGACAGCAACAGGAACAGAAGCCACGTCATGTTACACACAAGATAGCTCTAGCCTAGTTACTCTTTATTTCTTATGAAGTAATTATAGGGATGATTCTTCTGTCATGTTCAAATATTGTTTCACTCACTAGTGTTGGGAACGTTGCTTTAAAAAACTttttgttccaaaaagtaactgagttagtaactgaattactctataataaaagtaactagttaccagggaaagtaactttTTGCGTTGCTGTAAAAAAGAGTTGCTATATGTCAaagaatttggatttttctgagcagttttcaccTTAATGTGTTGAAcggttgaactgcccattcaaggccctgatatacttccaactgaattttaatttgcttggttgcaaaggctgtggaacatctgccgaatactacaaaaaatgccaacttttcatcggattgctccggactcggcatttctgctgcttcatctaatctgtttggtgtgtgcgtgtgcgtgtgtgtgccacgcGTGTcctgtcctggcttgtgtgttaaaacactggctccgattggcaaccatgaaacatgactcagccttagccaatcataatcgcttatctcgttgttaacccacccggtctcctccctagcagtttgtgtttggagccaggggtgcgttcggattacgcagtttattcaatcaattattaGTAAGGCACCGCATTTAacgtacagtaacggtaacggcgttgtaacgatggaaacagtaattagttagagtacaccgttactgaaaaaataacggagTTACCTAACGTCATTCTTTTAAACTGCGTTATTACAAACACTGCTCACATAAAAGCAGAAAACTAGGTAACTATATAATAAGTAAAATGTACTTTCTAACTTTTATATTACTTTATTCATTCTATGTATGATATCGCCAGACTTACAGAGCAGCGTCTTTCCTCCGACACGGTCCATCACGAAGATGGTGAAGATGTTGCCGGGTAGGTTTGAGGCGGCAACGATGAAGCCCTCCATATAAACTGCCAttggaagaacaaaaaaaacacagatcAATTACCTGCGTGTACAGCCTTGGCTACCAAGctatagagagggggaggggttgtaGGGCTAGTAAAGTCAATGTTGATGATTAAAGAAAAGGCTGAATTTCTCGTCTGGgcttaataaaataaacattgcgtCTCATCTTAATCTGGTGGATCTAGTATGTATGCATCTCAATACAGTTGTTGTGCTGCCTTCATAAACAGCATGTGAGTATACAATTCAACAATGCTAGAAAGCACTTTAAACAAGCACTTTCACGCAATAACTAGtagttatagtgtgtgtgtgtgtgtgtgtgtgtgtgtgtgtgtgtgtgtgtgtgtgtgtgtgtgtgtgtgttctccgtcCTGGTGCCGACCTGCTGTGTTGGGCGGGTAGCAGGAGGATTGGTTCAGGAGCTGGGGCGCGCGGGACACGTTGGCACACGGGGAGCCTCCATCTTCAGTCCTCTTAAACAGCTCCGGGAACCACATCCACAGCCCGTAGTAcctacacaggcacacacacacacacacacacacacacacacacacacacacacacacacacacacacacacacacacacacacacacacacacacacacacacacacacacacacacacatcaataaagTACCAACTTAGCACCTAAAAGGCACAGTGACATGAAcgctaaaaataaacacacacacacacgcatttaacAGATCCTATTCTCCAATCAATGACATACACTAAATAAAGAACATCAAACCAAGCAATCGGACCCTTACCCGAAGGAGATGGTGTAGAAGACCACCAGGAGGACAAAACTCCTGGATCTCAGGGGGCCAGAGAAAATCTGTCTGATGGGAGCCAGGCCCTGCAGGAGCCAGGAATTGGACATGTGAGTAAAAGAGAATTGGTGGAGCACTTATTTCCAACTATAAAAGTGAGTGATTTTTCCAAGATGTTTTAATCTTATCGTCTCATTCGTACAATTCTGGGTAGGAATTTTAAGCATTCATGCCATTATTGATGACTGCTGCTTGCTCGTTGTTTACTAcaacaaacataaatacaatccaatataaaaaacatgaataacTTAATAAGGGACTGACACTTTCTTGAGTGACACACCAAACACGTTCCCCTAAAGAGATCCCCCTCCTAATCCCATTGTGTTTGCTGTCGACCTATAGCGTCTGTTCATCTGTTGGGCCGTTACCATTTCCAGCAGGCGGCCACACCAGGACGCCTGGCTGCTCACGCGCGTCTGCGAGCGCGGGGAACTCGTGACCAGGCCAAACATCTGGAAAACAGGTCAGAGGACAGACAGCTCACTCCgagccctcctcctcgctgGCTCACTGTGGCCGCATGTCTCGGAGCGTTGCAAACTCCAGGCCGAGGCAGGtccaggcacgcacacgcacactttgtcCATTTTCTACTTGATCGCAGCCTCAGTGCTGATGATACACTTTTGTCTGTTGCCGTCGCCATTAGTCCTGACTGCGTTCAGGCTAAGGAGCAGCAAGTAAACAGCACGACGAAACAGTAACAAGTACTCCCTTATTGTGTACATATCATTACGTAACTTGAAGGAATGAGCACTGAAAGCTtgggcttgggtaaaggggggagtcataaatatttggcctgttaagccctttgagactgtcatGGTGATtgagggctatacaaataaaatcgaATTGAGTTGAAAGCAAACAGAGTCACAGGGAGAAATGGGAGAACCTATCTAGGTTGACACAGCCAAAGTGGGTGAATTCAGTTCGTACCGGAAAGGTCTTGCTGGATCTCCAGTGGTTCACGGAAAACATCACGCGGAACACATGGAGCGCCTCCTTCTTCCGTCCAGCCTtacaaacataacataacataacataacattacacacattacaaacataACCAACATTAGAATACACACATTCCAAACTACATTccaaacataacataacataacaaacaTCATATGAAACACATGAGGTTACAAATATAAGAAAACAAACATTACATTAGAAACACGACATTGACAGCCTTATATCTGATACATTCGATTAAAAAATTGTATGTAGAAAACATAAGATCTGAAGCATTTTGATCACAAACATTAAATCTCAAGTAATAGATACTACAACCATTAGATTACAACCATTAGATAAACAACATTACATAACAAACATTATACATGAGATCCACCTCTAACAGGCTCCAACATGGCGGCAGACAGGACGTACCTCCATGAGGAACTTGGGGCTCTCGGGCATCATGAGGCTGAAGAGCAGCGCTGAACTGAGGCTAGGGGCCGAGCATAGCACCACGAAGACCCTCCAGCTCTGCATGGTCAGCGGCCCCAGTTGGACATGAGCCCAGGATGCAGGGATCACCCACCACGCCAGGCCTGGGGAGAAGAAgacggacatacacacagacacaggcacagagagggacacagacacacaataagtACTCATCTAATCTCAGGTCCAGCCGTGCTACTATAGCtccgtttccatctaaaaggtgatgcgaatctttagaaagttcgcaaaaaagtcattcgaattaggtgcgtttccatcaagtggttgcagcggaatagggtgatgacgttacacgttgatgtcggcagggttgctatggccggtcgttatgcggaaatcggaaagactgtcagtcctgtgtgttcaaagttcgctacgtcacagccttttcgaaaagtgtgtttccatctcccattttgcgaatttactctctttcgcatttctcaaaaaccacctcaagcgagcggataaacttttttgcgaattagaggatttttatgcgaattttggtgtttccatcatcgtttactgattcgatacttcaaagttcgcataaaatcagggggatggaaacgcaccttaTGTTGTAGAAGAACTTCTTAGGGCAGACGGCACAGAGAACCAAAAACTGCAAGGGGCGGCGTTACAAAATGTGTGACCGGACGTTGACACCAGGGTCGCCCACTAGGAGAGCTTTGCCGTCATCATGGGGAAGAGCGTAGGAGTGATAGCATGTTGGACCCACCTGCAGCCAGGATGTTTCCGGCCATCCAGAAGGTGGCCAGCGAGCTGATCATGGCTCCTCGTCTGAGACGGGGCAGGAACTCCGAGAAGTAGGAGAAGATGACCGGGATGGAGCCTCCCACCCTGGACATAACCCCAAGAGGAACCACACGTAAAGTAGGAGTACACTAGGAGTTGTCCTTATACAAATTCCTAGTTCCTAGGCACCTTAATCAAACCCATATGTGAACATATGTAGACGGAACACATAGATGACTCTGGGAATAACGTTTCACTTTTGGATTGAGACACGAAACATTCCAATAACAGTATAACATTACGGCAATTAGCTGCTTATGAATCCAGTTTACACGATGTCCTTATCATTATGGTTCTTAATGGTTCTACAGAGAAACTGATAAGGGCAGAACACACAAGCTGGCTAGCACTGCTAGAAACCTGCCGGCCTTCTGCTCTGAAAACAAATTTAGATTCAcacttttgataaaaaaaagagtTGTTTTTTATGAGTGCTCACCCCACACCACTGATGAACCGCATTAGCAGGAAAAGCCAGAACCACGGGGCCAAGCTCGCCAGGGCACCAAACACACCGTTAACGCTCAGAGACACGATTAAGACTCTCTTGCGCCCCCTCAGGTCAGCCAGGTACCCCCACAGGTAGCCTCCCACCATCATCCCTATCAACCAACACATCAATTACAATATTACTTATTGTTTAATTCTTACAAACATATATGTTCGTAAtaataagtgtgtgcgtgtgtgtgtgtgttgcttcccCATTCTTTCAACCTCATCAACATCACACCATGTTTGTTGTAGCTCGCTTTTGGTATGAATCATTGGGCGATATAATCTGTACATGGAGTCTGTGTGAGGCCTTACAAAGATTTCAATtacatacaaaatacaataaatctATTAGTTCATCCCCTGTGACCAAATACTCATATCAGGCCAACCCAACTGGGGTCCCCGCCCTTTGGTTAGGAAACACTGGTCTACAGAGATAAAGGCTCTATGGGAGATAAAGGGTCTATACACGAATCAGGGGAAGTACCGGAAGTCTCCATTACTGAGGTGGCTTCTCCCTACAATACACACATGTTTGAATGCCAGCTTTCCTAAGAAGTGTACACTTCTTTACTTTGACTTCCGATGCAACTTGACCTCTGCATCTTCAGCCA
This genomic stretch from Gadus chalcogrammus isolate NIFS_2021 chromosome 9, NIFS_Gcha_1.0, whole genome shotgun sequence harbors:
- the sv2 gene encoding synaptic vesicle glycoprotein 2B; this translates as MSRRGCSEDSEARQTLLSSSESEEPEEVDSDGGEDILYSSQRIPSQDDQGSAPRRLTYEEAVEEAGFGVFHGLLLLVCGWANASDAVEILCVSFLLPTARCDLQLSSSDMGLLTASIFLGMMVGGYLWGYLADLRGRKRVLIVSLSVNGVFGALASLAPWFWLFLLMRFISGVGVGGSIPVIFSYFSEFLPRLRRGAMISSLATFWMAGNILAAGLAWWVIPASWAHVQLGPLTMQSWRVFVVLCSAPSLSSALLFSLMMPESPKFLMEAGRKKEALHVFRVMFSVNHWRSSKTFPMFGLVTSSPRSQTRVSSQASWCGRLLEMGLAPIRQIFSGPLRSRSFVLLVVFYTISFGYYGLWMWFPELFKRTEDGGSPCANVSRAPQLLNQSSCYPPNTAVYMEGFIVAASNLPGNIFTIFVMDRVGGKTLLSCSLMVSSVSVFFIYMVQTKAGSLVLSCIFSGVSVIGWNALDVVGTELYPTQLRSSALGFFTGVGRVAAITGNVVFGSLVDSNCAVPILLVSALLLAGGLVALLLPQTKQTDLS